The Burkholderia latens genome segment ATCCGCTGCCGGAAGTCCACCTCGACGAACTGCCGCAATTCCGCGCAGTCCAGCAGCTTGCGTACCGTTGCGTGGAAACGGTCGGCGCGATGCTCTACCCCGGCATCACCGAGAAGGAGGCCGCGCGGCTGCTGACCGAATGGCTGCAGGACAACGGCGTGCGCGACTGGCTGCACAAGCCGTTTGCGTGGTTCGGCACCCGCACCGCGTTCGACGGCTTCTCGGGTCTGAAGCATCTGGGCGGCTTCAACGCCGCGTTCTTTCCGAGCAACCGCCAGCTCGAAGCCGACATGCCGGTGATCCTCGACGTCGCGCCCGTGCTCGACGGCATCGTCGCGGACGTCGGCTACGCGCACTGTCTCGGCCACAACCCGATCCTCGCGCAGTTGCAGGACGACCTGATGGACCATCGCGACATGATCGTGCGGCTCGTGAAGGCGCGCCGTCCGATGGCGGAAGTCGCGCAGGCGGTCGACGCGCTGTGCCGCCGCCAGGGCGTCGAGCCGCGCCACAAGGCGTATCCGTTCAAGGTGCTCGCGCATCGCGTCGCGAAGATCCACAAGCTGTCGAAGCCGCGGTTCGTCGCGCGCTTCGGGCTGAACGCGACGCGCAACCTGCTGCTCGACCAGGGCCGTGCGGCGAAGCAGCAG includes the following:
- a CDS encoding M24 family metallopeptidase; this translates as MTAHHPLPEVHLDELPQFRAVQQLAYRCVETVGAMLYPGITEKEAARLLTEWLQDNGVRDWLHKPFAWFGTRTAFDGFSGLKHLGGFNAAFFPSNRQLEADMPVILDVAPVLDGIVADVGYAHCLGHNPILAQLQDDLMDHRDMIVRLVKARRPMAEVAQAVDALCRRQGVEPRHKAYPFKVLAHRVAKIHKLSKPRFVARFGLNATRNLLLDQGRAAKQQGWSPLWSIDRRSEHAPVPGLWAVEPHLGFAGVGAKFEELLVITDDDAYWLDDDLPHVRRWQRRQAERAQAAANAQAAA